The genomic segment CCGGAGTCGCCGGCGCACGAGCGGCTCACCGCGGTCGCCTCCACGGTGGACGGGTTCCGGCTCGCCGAGCTCGACCTGGAGCAGCGGCGGGAGGGCGACGTGCTCGGCGCCGCACAGTCCGGTCGCCGCTCGCACCTGCGGCTGCTGTCGCTGTTGCGCGACGCGAAGCTGATCGCGCAGGCGCGGGACGAGGCGATCCGCGTCATCGAGGACGACCGCGACCTGGCCGAGCATCCGCTGCTGGCCGAGGCGGTCGCCGCCCTCGTCGACGAGGACCGCGCCGAATACCTGGAGAAGGGCTGACCGGGCCGCCGCACGGCACCGACCGGCGGCGGCGCACCGGCCCGGCCCCGTCGCCGGGCCGCATCGGCGGTGCCAGGCACGGCCGTGATCCGGCGGCCCTGCCGGTCAGCCGACGATCAGGGCGGGATGGTCGGGGTCGTCGTAGCGCACCGCGACGTCCGCGGTGCCGCGCGGCGCCACCTCCTCGGCATACCGGCGGTACGCGTCGAGCGTCCAGGCGGCGTCGGGGTCGAGCCGCCGGGCCAGTACGGCCGGGGAGACGTCCAGGTGCACGGTGAGCTCGGCCGGCAGCCCGCGCCCGAGCAGCAGGTCGCCCTCGAGCAGCAGTACCGCGCCGGCCGGCGCCGCGCGGTAGCGGGCCCGGGTGGCCCGGTCGGCGTCGACGTCCCACAGCGTCGGCAGGTAGCGCCCGGATCCGTCCGGACCGAGCGGCGCCAGTACCTCCCGGACCAGCCCGGCCGCGTCCAGCCAGCCGTCGTAGTAGCTGTCCGGGTCGCGCCGCCCGTACTCCAGCCGCAGCGACGCCGGGCGCAGGAAGTCGGCGGCGTGCACCACGACCACCGGTCGGCCGCGGGCGCGTAGCGGGTCGGCCAGTGCGGTGGCGAGCTGCTCCGGCCGGGCCGGCGGCGCACCGTCCAGCAGCACCCGGGTACGGTCCGGGCCGATGCCGTCGATGCGCGCCACCAGCCGGTCGACCAGTAGCGCCGGGGTGATCGGTTCGACCCGCACGAGCTCAGCGCCCGCCCGTGCGAAGCTGCCGACGACCGACCATCAGCGGTCGGTCGGGGAGACGCGGCGGCGCCGGGCGGTGACGAACAGCACCAGCCCACCGCCGGCCAGTACCACGACGGCCACGATGACCGCGGCCAGCGACCCGCCGGTGACCGGCAGGCTGCTCGCGCTGCCGGCGGCGGCGGCGGCGCTGCTGGCCGGCGCGGAGTGGACCGGCGCCGGAGCGGCCGACGCGGACGGTGACGCGGAGTCGGTCACGCTGACCACGCAGGCGGTCCGGCCGCCGTGGAAGCTGCCCAGCGGCCCGATGGACCGGTTGCCCGGGGCGCCGCCGTGACCGAGCACCTTCGCTCCGTAGCTGGGTGTGCCCTTCCGGAAGTCGGTGAGCACCTCGTCCCGATCGCCCCAGATCAGCACCACCTGGGTGTAGCAGTCGGGTACCGCCACCCGCAGTGTCACCGACGGGTGCCGGGCGCTCACCGTGCGGGTCTGCTGTCGGAACAGCTGCTGCGGCAGCGCGGAGGCGTAGCCGCCACCGGCGCTCGTCGCCGTGTAGCTGGCCAGCGAGAAGTCCTGGCTGGAGCCCTTGCACAGCTTCTGGCCGGCCAGCAGCGCCACGGTGGCGGTGCCCTTCGTACCGTCGAAGCTGTGCTGGTAGCTCGCGTCGGCCGCCTCGATGCACTTGGGCGCCGGCTCCGAGCACACGTCGCCGGGGATCGTCTTGCTGGCGGTCTGGGCGGCGGTCGCGCGGTCCGCCCAGCGCACGGTGTAGTTCAGCGTCGCCGTCTCGGTGGAGGTCGGCACCAGCTGCTTGCCGATGATCTTGTCGCCCTTGCCGTCCAGCTCGGTGCCGCCGAGCGCCACGCCGGCCGGCTTGCTCGACACGTCGCTGACGTCGGCCACGTCCGGCCAGCCGTTGCGGATCGACCAGCGCACCGCGACCTTGCCGTTCTCGCAGCTCAGCGTCGCGGTGGCGGGCGCGGCATGGGTGGTTGCGGCGGCCGGCGCGGCGAAGCTGAGCGCGCCGAACAGCCCGACCGCCAGGGCGGCGAGCAGCGCCGGTATCCGGCGCACCAGGTCAGTGCCAGGCAAGGCGTACTCCGCGACAGGGGTGATCGGGTTGGCCATGCGGTGCGGTGCCGCGACGGGCTGCGGCGACCGCGCGAGAGGGGGGTGCGCGGCGGGACTCGGTCTCGCCCACAGCCCCGATCCGCGCGACCTCCTCGCCGCCCGACCTTAACCATCCGGAACCAGCTGCCGGAAGGCGGCCGGTGGGTAGCCGGCCCGCCGGGCGGTGATCGAACACGCAGGGTGGCGACATCGTCGCGGCAGGGCGGTCCCGGCCGACGGTACCCAGCCGGGTACCGTCACCGCCGTGCAGCATGCCCACGGAGCGCGCCGGTGACCCGGATCGTGGCCGGCGCCCTCGGCGGCCGCCGGCTGGCGGTCCCGGCCGGGCAGTCCACCCGGCCGACCTCCGATCGGGTCCGCGAGGCGCTGTTCAGCACCCTCGGCACGCTGCTGGAACTGCCCGGC from the Actinocatenispora thailandica genome contains:
- a CDS encoding uridine kinase, with product MRVEPITPALLVDRLVARIDGIGPDRTRVLLDGAPPARPEQLATALADPLRARGRPVVVVHAADFLRPASLRLEYGRRDPDSYYDGWLDAAGLVREVLAPLGPDGSGRYLPTLWDVDADRATRARYRAAPAGAVLLLEGDLLLGRGLPAELTVHLDVSPAVLARRLDPDAAWTLDAYRRYAEEVAPRGTADVAVRYDDPDHPALIVG